A section of the Rossellomorea marisflavi genome encodes:
- a CDS encoding ABC transporter ATP-binding protein yields MEKVLEVKNLHVSFNTHAGEVKAVRGVDLHLDKGETLAIVGESGSGKSVTTKALMRLIPNPPGFIKHGEMMFEGKDLAKIPEKEMQKIRGKDISMIFQDPMTSLNPTMTIGKQIMEPLLKHQNMSKPDAKKRAIELLKLVGLPSPDTRFKQYPHQFSGGQRQRVVIAIALACNPKILIADEPTTALDVTIQAQILELMKDLQNKIDTSIIFITHDLGVVANVADRVAVMYGGQIVETGTVDEIFYDPRHPYTWGLISSMPTTDTDGEQHLSAIPGTPPDLLNPPKGDAFALRSDYAMKIDFEQEPPYYQVSDTHYVKSWLLHPDAPKVEPPEAVKVRYRRMPSNFAEPVLVEGVRV; encoded by the coding sequence ATGGAAAAAGTGTTGGAAGTCAAAAATCTGCACGTCTCCTTTAATACTCATGCTGGAGAAGTGAAAGCCGTTCGCGGTGTGGATTTACACTTAGATAAAGGTGAAACATTGGCGATCGTTGGAGAATCTGGATCAGGTAAGTCTGTTACGACGAAAGCACTGATGCGTCTGATTCCAAACCCGCCTGGATTCATCAAGCACGGCGAAATGATGTTTGAAGGAAAAGATCTTGCTAAAATACCTGAGAAGGAAATGCAAAAGATCCGCGGGAAAGATATTTCCATGATCTTTCAGGATCCAATGACTTCTCTGAACCCGACCATGACAATCGGGAAACAAATCATGGAGCCGCTATTAAAACATCAGAATATGAGCAAACCGGATGCAAAGAAACGTGCCATCGAACTTCTGAAGCTTGTTGGTCTGCCAAGTCCTGACACCCGTTTCAAACAGTATCCCCACCAGTTCTCCGGTGGTCAGCGTCAGCGTGTGGTCATCGCGATTGCCCTTGCTTGCAATCCGAAGATCCTGATTGCAGACGAACCTACAACGGCACTTGATGTAACAATTCAAGCACAGATCCTTGAACTGATGAAGGATCTGCAAAACAAAATCGATACGTCCATCATTTTCATTACCCATGACCTTGGGGTAGTGGCGAATGTGGCAGACCGCGTAGCCGTTATGTACGGCGGACAAATCGTTGAAACGGGAACGGTGGATGAAATCTTCTACGATCCTCGTCATCCGTATACATGGGGATTGATCAGCTCCATGCCGACGACCGACACAGACGGTGAACAGCATCTCAGTGCAATTCCCGGAACGCCTCCGGATCTGTTGAATCCTCCTAAGGGGGATGCCTTTGCACTAAGAAGCGATTACGCCATGAAGATCGATTTTGAGCAGGAGCCACCATATTACCAGGTTTCTGATACTCACTATGTAAAATCGTGGTTGCTTCATCCGGACGCTCCGAAAGTTGAGCCACCAGAGGCAGTGAAAGTAAGGTATCGCAGAATGCCTTCCAACTTTGCAGAGCCTGTACTTGTTGAGGGGGTACGTGTATAA
- a CDS encoding ABC transporter ATP-binding protein, with the protein MAEKLLEIKNLKQYFNPGKANMVKAVDDISFDIYKGETLGLVGESGCGKSTTGRTIIRLYDATDGQVLFNGDDVHGKKSRSQLKNFNRKMQMIFQDPYASLNPRMKVADIIAEGIDIHGLATNKQDRMKRVHDLLETVGLNKEHAGRYPHEFSGGQRQRIGIARALAVEPDFIIADEPISALDVSIQAQVVNLMQELQKEKGLTYLFIAHDLSMVKYISDRIGVMYYGKLVELAPSDALYNNPLHPYTQSLLSAIPLPDPDYERNRRRKEYNTAVHNYTSDDKLEMREVAPGHFVYCSEKEFVQYQAQYKH; encoded by the coding sequence ATGGCTGAAAAATTATTGGAAATCAAAAACCTGAAACAATATTTCAATCCTGGTAAAGCAAATATGGTCAAAGCCGTCGATGACATCAGCTTTGATATCTATAAAGGAGAAACGCTCGGTCTTGTTGGTGAATCGGGTTGTGGAAAATCCACTACCGGACGGACCATCATCCGCCTTTATGATGCAACAGACGGTCAAGTACTCTTTAATGGAGATGACGTTCACGGGAAAAAATCCCGTTCGCAGCTGAAGAACTTCAACCGTAAAATGCAGATGATTTTCCAGGATCCATATGCTAGTTTGAATCCGCGTATGAAAGTCGCAGACATCATTGCAGAAGGAATCGATATTCACGGTCTTGCTACAAATAAACAAGATCGGATGAAGAGGGTTCATGACCTTCTTGAAACAGTCGGACTTAACAAAGAGCATGCAGGCCGCTATCCTCATGAATTCTCAGGGGGGCAACGTCAGCGTATCGGGATCGCCCGCGCACTGGCAGTGGAACCTGATTTCATCATCGCCGATGAGCCGATCTCTGCACTGGATGTATCCATCCAGGCGCAGGTCGTGAATCTTATGCAGGAGCTTCAAAAAGAAAAGGGACTAACGTACCTATTCATTGCTCATGATCTTTCCATGGTTAAATACATCAGTGACAGGATCGGAGTCATGTACTACGGTAAGCTTGTAGAACTGGCACCAAGTGATGCCCTGTACAATAATCCGCTGCACCCGTATACGCAATCACTCCTGTCGGCGATTCCACTTCCGGATCCTGATTATGAGCGCAACCGCAGAAGGAAAGAATATAACACGGCTGTCCATAACTATACATCTGATGACAAACTTGAAATGCGCGAAGTCGCACCAGGACATTTCGTCTATTGTTCTGAAAAAGAATTCGTCCAGTATCAAGCACAATACAAGCATTGA
- a CDS encoding putative glycoside hydrolase — MKWKKWAAAAAGVAVLCALPFQTADAEGTGKEAGTHQVRAMAMKEKDGSVSPRFKYDSGLNFEYPDAVRGIYVTGHSAGGSKFGQLTKLIEETDLNAMVVDIKDDNGNLTYVPEESSPYHDIGQPFIKDPKQVLKTMEEKKIYPIARVVVFKDTVLANKKPELSFVDGNDVWKNGRGESFVNPFMKEVWDYNVGIAIEAAKMGFKEIQFDYVRFPEGFETRDDELKYDGGTYTSEDSDNVQKRVHAVTDFVEYAHKQLEPYDVEVSVDIFGYSATLPEAPGIGQNFSKISENVDVISSMIYPSHWTSYFGIDKPDLEPYKLVAEYSKLENKKLDELKDPPTSRPWLQDFTASWLGAGNYKAYGKAEVEAQIKALNDNGINEFLLWDAGNSYTRGVDYTP, encoded by the coding sequence TTGAAGTGGAAAAAATGGGCTGCTGCTGCGGCAGGGGTCGCAGTATTGTGTGCGCTTCCTTTCCAGACGGCAGATGCCGAAGGAACTGGAAAAGAGGCCGGAACACATCAAGTAAGAGCGATGGCGATGAAGGAAAAGGATGGGAGCGTGTCCCCACGCTTTAAGTACGATTCCGGTTTGAACTTTGAGTATCCTGACGCCGTCCGCGGTATCTATGTGACGGGTCATTCAGCTGGTGGATCCAAATTCGGTCAGCTGACGAAGCTGATCGAAGAGACGGATCTGAATGCAATGGTCGTGGATATCAAGGATGATAATGGGAATCTGACGTATGTACCAGAGGAGTCGTCACCCTATCATGATATCGGCCAGCCTTTCATCAAAGACCCGAAACAGGTTTTGAAGACGATGGAAGAGAAGAAGATCTATCCCATCGCGCGCGTGGTGGTATTCAAAGATACGGTCCTAGCCAATAAAAAACCTGAACTCTCATTTGTAGATGGAAATGATGTGTGGAAGAACGGACGCGGGGAATCCTTCGTCAATCCCTTCATGAAAGAAGTATGGGATTATAATGTGGGCATTGCCATTGAAGCTGCAAAGATGGGCTTCAAGGAAATTCAGTTTGACTATGTGCGATTCCCTGAAGGCTTCGAAACCCGTGACGATGAGTTGAAGTATGATGGAGGGACGTACACAAGTGAAGACTCCGATAACGTACAAAAACGCGTACACGCTGTAACGGATTTTGTCGAATACGCTCACAAGCAGCTGGAACCCTATGATGTCGAAGTTTCTGTTGATATTTTTGGCTACAGCGCCACATTGCCTGAAGCTCCGGGGATCGGCCAGAATTTCTCTAAAATCTCAGAGAATGTCGATGTGATTTCATCCATGATCTACCCGAGTCACTGGACGTCTTATTTCGGGATCGACAAACCTGATCTTGAGCCGTACAAATTGGTTGCTGAATATTCCAAGCTCGAGAATAAGAAGCTGGATGAGCTGAAGGATCCACCTACTTCCCGCCCATGGCTGCAGGATTTTACGGCCTCTTGGCTCGGCGCTGGAAACTATAAAGCATATGGAAAAGCAGAAGTAGAGGCGCAAATCAAAGCGCTTAATGATAACGGAATCAATGAGTTCCTACTATGGGATGCAGGAAACTCCTACACAAGAGGTGTGGATTACACGCCTTGA
- a CDS encoding GNAT family N-acetyltransferase, giving the protein MHWYEKLNQYFPVEEMKSREHMETLLKERSDIYHKDEGQYHVLMYAELEEFIFIDYLFVSKDARGQGLGSKLIEKLKERKKPILLEVEPVDYDDTDTEKRLKFYKREGFKHAVTIGYARRSLATNEVNPMEILYWAPQDEPEEMIYESMKKTYELIHTYKDETFYGESYESVEDVLTMDEDRDGDVLKKL; this is encoded by the coding sequence ATGCATTGGTATGAGAAACTAAATCAATATTTTCCTGTAGAGGAAATGAAATCGCGCGAACATATGGAAACGCTTTTAAAGGAAAGAAGCGATATCTATCACAAAGATGAAGGACAGTATCACGTTCTAATGTATGCGGAACTCGAGGAGTTCATCTTCATTGACTATCTGTTCGTCTCAAAGGATGCCAGGGGCCAAGGTCTTGGAAGCAAACTGATTGAAAAGCTGAAAGAGAGGAAGAAACCGATCCTCCTGGAGGTGGAACCAGTGGACTATGACGATACCGACACTGAAAAGCGCCTTAAATTCTACAAAAGGGAAGGGTTCAAACATGCCGTGACAATCGGATATGCGAGAAGATCCCTTGCAACGAATGAAGTCAATCCAATGGAAATCCTTTACTGGGCACCTCAGGATGAGCCTGAAGAAATGATTTATGAATCCATGAAGAAAACCTACGAACTGATTCATACTTATAAAGATGAAACGTTTTACGGTGAATCCTACGAGTCAGTGGAGGATGTTTTGACAATGGATGAGGATCGTGACGGAGATGTATTAAAAAAACTGTAG
- the spxA gene encoding transcriptional regulator SpxA — MVTLFTSPSCTSCRKAKAWLEEHEIPYTERNVFSEPLSIDEIKEILRMTEDGTDEIISTRSKTFQKLNVDLETLPLQELFELIQQNPGLLRRPIILDEKRLQVGYNEDEIRRFLPRKVRTFQLMEAQRMVN; from the coding sequence GTGGTAACATTATTCACTTCACCTAGTTGTACATCTTGTCGTAAGGCAAAAGCTTGGTTAGAAGAACATGAGATTCCATATACAGAGCGCAACGTTTTTTCTGAGCCATTGAGCATTGATGAAATCAAGGAAATCCTTCGCATGACTGAGGATGGAACGGATGAGATCATTTCGACTCGTTCGAAAACATTCCAAAAGCTGAACGTCGACCTGGAGACCCTTCCTCTGCAAGAGTTGTTCGAACTGATCCAACAGAATCCTGGGCTTCTCAGACGCCCGATCATCTTGGATGAAAAACGCCTGCAAGTAGGTTACAATGAAGACGAAATCAGACGTTTCCTTCCAAGGAAAGTTCGTACATTCCAACTCATGGAAGCTCAGCGCATGGTTAACTAA
- the mecA gene encoding adaptor protein MecA, whose protein sequence is MEIERINENTVKFYISYGDIEDRGFDREEIWYNRERSEELFWEMMDEVHQEEDFGIEGPLWIQVQALDKGLEILVTRAQVSKDGQRFELPIPEEKLKDLPVDERIEELLDQHFQIKQDPEGEGDASLDFTLTFRDFEDAISLAHRMKDQPLEQMATKLLAYENKYYLYIKFSEEHFTEEEMENTLSMLLEYADESRMTVHRLEEYGKVVMAEDVFGTLRTHFA, encoded by the coding sequence ATGGAAATCGAACGCATTAACGAAAATACAGTCAAGTTTTATATATCTTATGGGGATATCGAAGATCGCGGTTTTGACAGGGAAGAAATCTGGTATAACCGTGAGAGGAGCGAGGAGCTATTCTGGGAGATGATGGATGAAGTTCATCAGGAAGAAGACTTCGGAATCGAAGGCCCCCTTTGGATCCAGGTTCAGGCCCTTGATAAGGGACTTGAGATCCTCGTGACCCGTGCACAGGTCTCCAAAGATGGTCAACGTTTCGAACTGCCGATCCCTGAAGAAAAGCTGAAGGATCTGCCGGTTGATGAACGGATTGAAGAACTCCTCGATCAGCACTTCCAGATCAAGCAGGACCCTGAAGGAGAAGGGGATGCTTCACTCGATTTCACTCTTACATTCCGTGATTTTGAAGATGCGATCTCCCTTGCCCACCGGATGAAGGACCAGCCGTTGGAGCAAATGGCCACAAAGCTATTGGCTTATGAAAATAAATATTATCTATACATTAAGTTTTCCGAAGAACACTTTACGGAAGAGGAAATGGAGAATACGCTCAGCATGCTCCTCGAATATGCGGATGAATCACGCATGACTGTACATCGTCTTGAGGAATATGGAAAAGTCGTCATGGCTGAAGATGTATTCGGTACGTTACGTACACATTTTGCATAA
- the cls gene encoding cardiolipin synthase: MKNTVRVLLFLLVLVISYLLYFDQYLHGVVKYVSLLFTFSVILIGFLIFFENRHPTQTLTWLVVLGAFPFLGFIFYLLFGRNFRKERMFKKKYILDKQTYLRYEPGPKEMDRDLFQDKYFRLARRIGNSSISFSSSTKVLTNGDETFQEILDWLKTAKHHIHLEYYIVRHDDIGSQIKEVLIQKASEGVKIRFLYDAVGSWQLSRKYITELKEAGVEMVPFGPVKIPILNNKFNFRNHRKIIVIDGSIGFVGGLNIGDEYLGKNPSFGFWRDTHLMVKGDAVRTLQLIFLQDWYYMTSDDFITPGYLTPDPSEGDGGVQMIAGGPDNEVSVLKNLFFSMITSAQKSVWVASPYFIPDEDIFSALKIAALSGVDVRLLVPHKPDKRIVFHASRSYFPELLEAGVRIYEYQKGFMHSKILIVDGELASIGTSNMDMRSFHLNFEVNAFLYKTESTLDLMTEYEHDLLHAEELSLDTFQKRHLGYRFLESTSRLLSPLL, encoded by the coding sequence GTGAAAAATACAGTGCGTGTTCTCTTGTTCCTGCTGGTACTTGTTATCAGTTACCTGCTCTACTTTGATCAGTACTTACATGGTGTAGTCAAATACGTCAGCTTGTTGTTCACCTTCTCCGTCATCTTGATCGGATTTTTGATCTTCTTCGAAAACCGCCATCCGACCCAGACGTTGACATGGCTCGTGGTGCTCGGAGCATTTCCGTTCCTGGGCTTTATCTTTTATCTGTTGTTTGGCAGGAACTTCCGGAAGGAACGGATGTTCAAGAAAAAATACATATTGGATAAGCAGACCTATCTGCGGTATGAACCTGGTCCGAAAGAAATGGATCGGGATTTGTTTCAGGACAAGTATTTCCGTCTAGCCAGGCGAATCGGCAACAGTTCGATTTCCTTTTCTTCTTCGACAAAGGTGCTGACCAATGGTGATGAAACGTTCCAGGAGATTTTGGACTGGCTGAAGACGGCGAAACATCATATCCATCTTGAATACTATATTGTCCGTCATGATGACATCGGCTCTCAAATCAAGGAGGTCCTCATCCAAAAAGCCAGCGAAGGGGTGAAGATCCGCTTCTTATATGACGCTGTGGGTTCATGGCAGCTTTCCAGGAAATACATCACCGAATTGAAAGAAGCAGGAGTCGAGATGGTTCCATTCGGTCCGGTTAAAATACCCATCCTGAATAATAAGTTCAATTTCCGCAATCATCGCAAGATCATCGTCATAGACGGTTCCATCGGCTTTGTGGGTGGGTTGAATATAGGTGATGAGTATCTTGGGAAGAACCCTTCCTTTGGATTCTGGAGGGATACCCACCTGATGGTGAAAGGGGATGCCGTCAGGACCCTGCAGCTTATCTTCCTCCAGGATTGGTACTATATGACGAGTGACGATTTCATCACACCAGGTTATCTTACTCCTGACCCAAGCGAGGGGGACGGAGGCGTGCAGATGATCGCGGGAGGACCTGACAATGAAGTCAGCGTCCTGAAGAATCTGTTCTTCTCCATGATCACATCTGCTCAAAAGAGTGTGTGGGTTGCGTCACCCTATTTCATACCGGATGAAGATATATTCTCAGCCTTGAAGATTGCCGCCCTCAGCGGAGTGGATGTGAGGCTTCTTGTACCCCACAAGCCTGATAAAAGAATTGTGTTCCACGCTTCCCGTTCCTATTTCCCTGAGCTCCTTGAAGCGGGTGTCAGGATCTATGAATACCAAAAGGGCTTCATGCACAGTAAGATCCTCATCGTGGATGGTGAACTAGCTTCGATCGGCACGTCCAATATGGACATGAGGAGCTTTCATTTGAATTTTGAGGTCAACGCCTTCCTTTACAAGACGGAAAGCACCCTTGATCTTATGACTGAATATGAGCATGACCTGCTCCATGCAGAAGAGCTGTCACTCGATACATTCCAAAAGCGCCATCTTGGGTACAGGTTCCTTGAATCAACATCTCGTCTGCTCTCACCGTTATTATGA
- a CDS encoding competence protein CoiA, with translation MLTAHVNNRLVTAFHHSRGELLKLRSSTPTITCPHCRKPLVLKIGSKTIPHFAHQLKQDCPVMHKGESRLHHSGKKILYDRFHSLFPDVKVEYFLKEINQIADVFINSGSARMAVEVQCSTLSAAELKKRTEGYRSLGIQVIWLLTEGAPRPSGALRLSSFQQTFLRHAEPLGLFLLLFLPDRQEFHLYQNLIPLSANTFHACTIHKIPVSEFTIPMTTQAPVRSFPYKIWDRSRTGWIQRILRYPTEQAFKQEVYQSGDTLLYLPQWVGLLPHYRIETHPVIWQYYLWSDALKKRDAGLGTIVSAMAVRSERGEVRVRDLPLVDQGGCPIEEAVNWYLSLLEKLGMVRMEGGMCRLLQQWECPATFDLYMLHRADFSARFRI, from the coding sequence ATGCTGACTGCTCATGTCAATAACCGTTTAGTCACCGCGTTCCATCATTCGAGAGGAGAACTCTTGAAGCTACGTTCATCCACTCCAACGATCACTTGTCCCCACTGTCGTAAGCCCTTGGTCCTCAAAATCGGAAGCAAGACCATCCCGCATTTCGCCCACCAACTAAAGCAAGACTGCCCCGTCATGCATAAAGGGGAGTCCCGTCTTCACCACTCGGGTAAGAAAATCCTTTATGATCGGTTCCACAGTCTGTTCCCGGATGTGAAAGTGGAGTATTTCTTAAAGGAAATCAATCAGATTGCCGATGTGTTCATCAATTCGGGGAGCGCAAGAATGGCAGTCGAGGTCCAGTGTTCGACCCTCTCTGCAGCAGAACTGAAGAAGCGGACAGAGGGGTACCGGTCTCTCGGCATCCAAGTGATATGGCTGTTAACGGAAGGAGCCCCCAGGCCGAGCGGGGCACTCAGGCTTTCATCGTTTCAGCAAACCTTCCTGCGCCATGCAGAACCCCTTGGCTTATTCCTTCTTCTTTTCCTCCCTGATCGACAAGAATTCCATCTCTACCAAAATCTCATCCCCCTTTCTGCGAATACCTTCCATGCTTGCACGATTCACAAGATTCCCGTAAGTGAATTCACCATACCCATGACTACCCAAGCACCTGTAAGATCATTTCCCTACAAAATTTGGGATCGCTCGAGGACTGGTTGGATCCAACGCATCCTCAGGTACCCAACCGAGCAAGCCTTTAAGCAGGAAGTATACCAGTCAGGTGATACGTTATTGTATCTACCTCAATGGGTGGGTCTACTTCCCCACTACCGGATCGAAACGCACCCTGTCATCTGGCAGTATTACCTTTGGAGTGATGCGTTGAAGAAAAGGGACGCAGGACTCGGCACAATCGTTTCTGCAATGGCTGTGAGGTCAGAGAGAGGTGAGGTGCGGGTCAGGGATCTGCCCCTTGTGGACCAAGGTGGCTGCCCTATAGAGGAAGCCGTCAACTGGTACTTATCTTTATTGGAGAAGCTCGGAATGGTCCGAATGGAGGGAGGGATGTGCAGACTTCTTCAACAGTGGGAATGCCCGGCGACGTTCGATCTCTATATGCTCCACCGAGCGGATTTTTCAGCGCGGTTCCGCATATAG
- the pepF gene encoding oligoendopeptidase F codes for MSNETAVKRLPTRSEVKQELTWRLEDIFPSDEAWEKEFKEIQELSGKAGDFKGTLGNGADELYAAFAFQDEILERMGKVYTYSHMRYDQDTTNSHYQGMDDRAKSLYTKLGSAFAYLVPEVLSIEEERIASFLEEKAELKVYAHALEEINLQRPHILTEKEESLLAQASEVFSSSSNTFGMLNNADLEFPSIKDENGEVTEITHGRFIRFMESGDRAVRKEAFEKVYETYGKFRNTFASTLSGAVKKDNFSAKVRNFDSARHAALSNNNIPEQVYDNLVETVNSNLHLLQRYVKLRKKVLELDEVHMYDLYTPLVKEVKMEVGYDEAQKMILDGLKPLGEEYANVLKEGFDNRWVDVVENKGKRSGAYSSGAYGTNPYILMNWQDNVNNLFTLAHEFGHSVHSYYTRSAQPYTYGNYSIFVAEVASTCNEALLNDYLLKTIDDEKKRLYLLNHYLEGFRGTVFRQTMFAEFEHHIHKKAQEGVALTSEYLTKEYYELNKKYFGEEIMIDEEIGLEWARIPHFYYNYYVYQYATGFSAATALSHQILEEGEPAVKRYIEFLKAGSSDYPIEVLKKAGVDMTTSSPVEEACKVFEEKLNEMEALLEKLQ; via the coding sequence ATGTCTAATGAAACAGCTGTAAAACGCCTGCCGACCCGCAGTGAAGTAAAGCAGGAGCTAACGTGGAGGCTTGAAGATATCTTCCCGAGTGACGAAGCCTGGGAGAAAGAGTTCAAAGAGATCCAGGAGCTTTCAGGCAAGGCAGGGGATTTCAAAGGAACACTCGGCAACGGAGCAGATGAACTATATGCCGCTTTTGCTTTCCAGGATGAGATCCTTGAGCGGATGGGGAAGGTTTATACATACTCACATATGCGCTACGACCAGGATACCACCAACTCCCATTATCAGGGGATGGACGACAGGGCGAAGAGTCTTTATACAAAGCTCGGCAGCGCATTTGCCTATCTGGTTCCGGAGGTTCTTTCCATCGAGGAGGAAAGGATTGCATCATTCCTTGAAGAAAAAGCTGAACTGAAGGTTTATGCCCATGCCCTTGAAGAGATCAACCTTCAACGTCCTCATATTCTGACTGAGAAGGAAGAGTCCCTTCTGGCGCAGGCATCAGAGGTGTTCAGTTCATCAAGCAATACATTCGGAATGCTGAATAATGCCGATCTTGAATTTCCAAGTATCAAAGATGAAAACGGGGAAGTAACGGAAATCACCCACGGGCGATTCATCCGTTTCATGGAGAGCGGTGATCGCGCAGTCAGGAAAGAAGCGTTTGAAAAAGTCTATGAGACGTATGGTAAGTTCCGCAATACATTCGCTTCTACACTGAGCGGTGCCGTGAAGAAAGATAATTTCTCAGCGAAAGTTCGGAACTTTGATTCAGCACGCCATGCGGCCCTTTCAAACAATAATATTCCCGAGCAGGTGTATGATAACCTGGTTGAGACCGTCAACAGCAATCTGCATCTCCTTCAGCGATATGTGAAGCTGCGCAAAAAGGTCCTTGAGCTCGATGAAGTCCATATGTATGACTTGTACACTCCGCTTGTGAAGGAAGTCAAAATGGAAGTCGGGTATGATGAAGCCCAGAAGATGATCCTTGACGGCCTCAAGCCTCTCGGCGAAGAGTATGCGAATGTCCTGAAGGAAGGGTTTGATAACCGCTGGGTGGACGTTGTGGAGAACAAAGGGAAGAGGAGCGGGGCCTATTCATCGGGGGCGTATGGGACGAATCCGTATATCCTTATGAACTGGCAGGATAATGTGAACAATCTGTTTACCCTTGCCCATGAGTTCGGCCACAGTGTCCATAGTTATTACACAAGGAGCGCACAACCTTACACGTACGGAAATTATTCCATCTTCGTGGCGGAAGTGGCATCAACGTGCAACGAAGCCCTCCTCAATGACTATTTATTGAAAACGATCGACGATGAGAAGAAGCGTCTTTATTTGTTGAACCACTATCTCGAAGGATTCAGAGGTACGGTATTCCGCCAGACCATGTTTGCCGAGTTTGAACATCATATCCACAAAAAAGCCCAGGAAGGCGTGGCTCTAACGTCGGAATACCTGACGAAGGAATATTATGAACTCAACAAGAAGTACTTCGGTGAGGAAATCATGATTGATGAGGAGATCGGACTGGAATGGGCAAGGATCCCTCACTTCTATTACAATTACTACGTCTATCAATATGCCACAGGCTTCTCGGCTGCAACGGCCCTTAGCCATCAGATCCTTGAAGAAGGCGAGCCTGCAGTCAAACGGTATATCGAGTTCCTGAAAGCAGGAAGCTCGGATTATCCGATTGAGGTGCTCAAAAAGGCGGGAGTCGATATGACAACGTCCTCGCCGGTTGAGGAAGCGTGCAAGGTCTTTGAAGAAAAACTCAATGAAATGGAAGCCCTTCTTGAGAAACTCCAATAA
- a CDS encoding ClpXP adapter SpxH family protein, translated as MTLTSVNWHPLKGCSADKKPLEIYMFVDPLCPECWALEPIMKKLHIEYGQYFRIRYILSGQLSSLNIATRKKQADLAQHWDKTASRSGMSCDGSLWKENPIDSPYVVSFAIKAAELQGKHQGIRFLRCLQERLFLEKRDVSSIDVLKECATAAKLDLNEFMNDIHSDSAAKAFKCDVKITSEMEVEEIPTLVFFNENIEDEGLKIAGMYPYDVYVHIIEEMLAEKPEKKTLPSLDVFLKHYRLVGTMEIAVVYDLSVEEVEKEMKKWALQQKVKKIPAKHGTFWRYIG; from the coding sequence ATGACATTGACTAGCGTGAATTGGCATCCGTTGAAGGGATGCAGCGCCGATAAGAAGCCTCTGGAAATCTATATGTTCGTCGACCCTCTTTGTCCGGAATGCTGGGCCCTGGAACCCATCATGAAAAAGCTTCATATCGAATATGGTCAATACTTCCGCATCCGCTACATCCTGAGTGGTCAGCTGTCCTCGCTGAATATCGCAACGAGAAAGAAACAAGCGGATCTCGCCCAGCACTGGGATAAGACCGCCAGCCGTTCGGGGATGTCTTGCGACGGCAGCCTATGGAAAGAAAATCCCATCGATTCGCCTTATGTGGTATCATTCGCCATCAAGGCAGCCGAACTTCAGGGGAAACATCAGGGCATCCGATTCCTTCGTTGTCTTCAGGAGCGATTATTCCTTGAAAAAAGGGATGTATCCTCCATCGATGTATTAAAGGAATGCGCCACTGCAGCCAAGCTGGACCTGAACGAATTCATGAACGATATCCACTCCGATTCTGCTGCGAAGGCGTTCAAGTGTGATGTTAAGATCACATCCGAGATGGAAGTCGAAGAGATCCCTACCCTGGTTTTCTTCAATGAAAACATTGAAGACGAAGGGTTGAAGATCGCAGGTATGTATCCTTATGACGTCTACGTACACATCATTGAAGAAATGCTTGCAGAGAAACCGGAAAAAAAGACGCTTCCCTCACTGGATGTATTCTTGAAGCACTATCGCCTGGTCGGTACGATGGAAATTGCCGTTGTATACGATTTATCGGTTGAGGAAGTAGAGAAAGAAATGAAAAAGTGGGCCCTTCAGCAGAAGGTGAAGAAGATCCCCGCAAAGCACGGGACATTTTGGAGATATATCGGGTAA
- a CDS encoding globin, whose product MVEKPNMPYNLIGEKKLSMLVEAFYHRVARHPELSNLFPDDLTETARKQKQFLTQYLGGPPIYTEEHGHPMLRARHLPFPITESRAKAWLGCMHEAMDDVQLEGPVREDFFHRLALTAHHMVNTDEREQNDID is encoded by the coding sequence ATGGTCGAGAAACCTAACATGCCCTATAATCTAATCGGCGAAAAGAAACTCTCCATGCTCGTAGAAGCGTTTTACCATAGAGTAGCCCGCCATCCGGAGCTGTCGAACCTGTTCCCGGATGATTTGACCGAAACAGCACGGAAACAAAAACAATTCCTGACACAATACCTGGGGGGGCCGCCGATCTACACGGAAGAACATGGACATCCCATGCTCCGTGCGCGACATCTTCCCTTCCCGATTACCGAGTCACGTGCCAAGGCATGGCTCGGCTGTATGCATGAAGCAATGGACGACGTACAATTAGAGGGTCCTGTACGCGAAGATTTCTTCCATCGCCTTGCACTCACCGCGCACCATATGGTGAATACCGATGAACGGGAGCAGAATGACATTGACTAG